The Micromonas commoda chromosome 1, complete sequence region CAGCGatgtgagctgcccgatctctgCGGGCATGCTCGTTAGCTGATTGCCCTCGAGGTTCAACTTCCTCAACGCGCTCAGGCGCCCAAGCTCAGCTGGCACCGCTCCGATCAGGCCAAACCATTCCAACTCGAGCTCCACCACCCGGCCATTTTCCATCGTCACCCCTTCCCAATCCTCCGGTCGCGCAGCCTCCGGCCACCTCTCCTGCAGTTCACGGCACATCAAACGCCATGCCCGGAGCACACTGGCGTCATCCCCTTCGTCCACCGTCACGCCGTCATCCATGCGAACTTCGCAGCTCGCCGCTCTGAGCTCGCGTATCGCAGCCGGCACGCTCATCAGCTGATTTTCGCAGAGGTACAACCCCTCaagcgacgtgagctgcccgatctccgccggcaagctcgtcacCTGATTGCCCTCGAGGTACAACCCCTTCAGCGAcatgagctgcccgatctccgccggcacgctcgtcagctgattgccgctGAGGCCCAActccgtcagcgacgtgagctgccagacctccgccggcacgctcgtcagctcatTGCAGTTGAGGTTCAACTCCCTCAGCGatgtgagctgcccgatctccgccggcaagctcgtcagctcATTGCCGCTGAGGTCCAACaccgtcagcgacgtgagctgcacgatctccgccggcacgctcgtcagctgattgccggTGAGGTTCAACGTCGTCAGCAatgtgagctgcccgatctccgccggcactGCGCCCGTCAGGCAAAAGTCTTCCAACTCAAGCTTCACCACCCGACCGTTTTCCATCGTCACCCCTTCCCAATACTCCGGTGGCGCAGCCTCCAGCCACCTTCCCTGCAGTTCAGCGCACATCGCACGCCATGCCCGGAGCACACTGGCGTCACCCCCCTCATCGATCCTGCGCGTCCCGTCATCCTTCGACGGCTCCAGAACCTCGCGACTCTCCCAACCGTCGGGCATCACGCCAGGGTGCTTGTCCAGCCAAAACTGAACAATCTGTCTCACCGCCCAGTTCGTCATCACCTTCGTGCTGCTcaaggcgcgacgcgtgagcGGATCCTTGGCCCCGTTGCGGCGGAAGTGCGACAAAATGGCGCTCCTCTCGTACGTGTGTCCAGAGTCGACCACCACAACCGGGTCGCGGAACATGACTCGCGTGATGGGGCACAAGAGCACATCGGGCTCCTCAACGTTCAGATCCACGTTGGGGCCGAGAAGGTCGCACTGCACACTCGCGGAACGCCGGGTTTGCACGCcggagctcgcgtccgcggatgCCGGTCGCGACACGACGGACGTCCTGTGCCGCTTGGAGGGCGCCATCGAGCGAAAGTCCGCGGTCGTGcccggccgcgcgctcggcgctctgTTGATTTGAAACTCGACAGTGGCACCTGATGACTGGCTGGGACCGTTTCACACAGATCCTAACAGAGCTATAGCAGTTGTTTGACTGCGTCAGCGATCCTGACCTGCTGACCTTTTGTAGACGAAGAAAGACCGTGTTCGAAGCCGGCTGTTgtttcgtcgcggcgagtaGAAACGACCGCTGAGACTTTGTTGGTATCGCGTTACAATCTACCATCCCACAGTGCAGCCCGCCGCTCTAAGCTCGCGTACCACAGTCGGCACACTCGTCAGCAGGTTATCGCGGAGGTACAACTtcttcagcgacgtgagctgccccatctccgccggcacgctcgtcagccgattgTCGAAAAGCCACAACTccttcagcgacgtgagctgcccaatctccgacggcacgctcgtcagctgattgccgccgaggcgcaactccctcagcgacgtgagctgtccgatctccgccggcacgctcgtaAACTGGTTGTCGTGGAGGAACAACTccgtcagcgacgcgagctgcccgatctccgccggcgcgctcgtcagctgattgcggCTGAGGTCCAACACCtgcagcgacgtgagctgtccgatctccgccggcacgctcgtcagccgccaattgccgccgaggtgcaactccctcagcgacgtgagctgcccgatctccgccggcacgctcgtcaaaTGATTGTTCTGGAGCTCCAACacctccagcgacgtgagctgccagATCTCAGCCGGCAAACTCCTCAGCTCAGTGCCAGCGAGGGACAACTccttcagcgacgtgagctgcccgatctccgccggcacgctcgtcagctgattgcaGATGAGGTGCAGCTgcctcagcgacgtgagcagcccgatctccgcaggcacgctcgtcagctgattgctGCTGAGTTCCAACCtcctcagcgacgtgagctgtccgatctccgccggcaaaCTCCTCAGCTTGTTGGACGTGAGATTCAACGTCGATAACGCATTCAGGCGCCCAATCTCAGCCGGCAAGGCTCCAATCAAGCCAAACCCTTCCAACTCGAGCTCCACCACCCGGCCGTTTTCCCACTTTACACCTCGCCAATCCTCCGGTTGCGCAGCCTCCGGCCACCTTCCCTGCAGTTCAGGGCACATCGCACGCCATGTCCGGAGCACTTCGAGgtcaccctcgtcgtcgaatgTTCGCGTCCCGTCATCGTTCGCCGGCTCCAGAACCTCGCGACTCTCCCACCCGTCGGGCATCACGCCAGGGTGCTTGTCCAGCCAAAACTGAACAATCTGTCTCACCGCCCAGTTCGTCGTCACCTTCGTGCTGCtcagggcgcgacgcgtgagcGGGTCCTTGGCCCCGTTGCACCGGAAGTGCGCCAAGACTGCGCTCCTCTCGTACGTGTGTCCAGAGTCGACCACCACAACCGGGTCGCGGAACACGGTTCGCGTGATGGGGCATATGAGCACATCGGGCTCCACAACGAGATCTGCGTCGGGGGTCTTCCTGTTTTTGCTCCCCTTGGGTCGGCCCCTGCCGCGCTTGACAGCCGGAACCGGCGCCGATGCACTCTTGACCTTGTTCTTGCTCCCCTTGGGTCGGCCCCTGCCGCGCTTGACGACCGGTGCCATCGAGGAAAGTCCGGGGTCGTGTCTGgctgcgcgccggcgctctgGCTCGAAACTCAACAACGCACGAACGTTCAACGGTTGGCAGAAAGCAGTTCAGTTTGACTCATCATCAAGCAGAGCTTATCAAGCAGCGATGTCGTTTCCAAGACGAGCTCGCTGGCTGGCACCACACGCCGCTCCACacgaccgcgctcgcggtggggAGCGACCGCGCCATGGCCTccaccgacgtcgcgcgcgtcgtcccctcGCAAACATCCCCAGCCCCCGCCAAGCTCGTCAAGTGGTCCGACCGGCCCTTCGGatgcgtcgtcatcgtcgggtgggtcgtcgtcgccttcaTCCTCCAGGAATTTTGCGTcacgcggcgcgtcgactggcccgccggcgccgacggtgatcgtcgcgacggcgcctgGATCACGATCGCGTCGTGGCGCATCGCatccgtcgtcctcgccgccgggacgtgCCTCGGTCTGGCGCTCGTGCACTTCACCGACCCGGGGGTGGTGCCGCCCAacacgcgcggcgtcgaaccggacgtcgccgagtaCCTCGCAACCAATCGACCGATCTACGTCAAGCCGGCGAATCACCTTCCCGACGGTTCATCTTCCGACGCCGgccacggcgaggaggcgacgacgaagacgagacCCCCATCGCagtcgacgacggagccgacgATCGACCTCGTCCTGCGGTACGCGAAAGACTGGCGAGGCCAACCCATCCGCACGATCATCCCCGCCAGGCTCCTCCACCACGAAGATCCCGAGGGGCCGTGTCTGTTCGACGGCCGAACGCCGGAGTTCGACCCGCGGTGCGTGACGAACACGGTGCGTGACGATTCCCCGATTCATCGTGTTCCCCGTTTGTTTCATCCGCGCGTTTGTTTGCGAAAGACGTTCGAGTGTTTGCTTATTAACGTTACTTGCATCTCTCATATATCTCATACAGTACTGCGTCACGTGCGACGTGTGGCGGCCGCCGAGAACCTCGCACTGTCGTCTGTGCGGGTACTGCATGGAACGGTTCGACCATCACTGCCCCGTGCTCGGGACgtgcatcgcggcgaggaacatGCGATGGTTCGCGGGCTTTCTCCTGTACGCCGGGGTGAGTTTCATCATCGCGTTTATTATTTGCGAAAGATTTCTTCCCGACGAGTTGTTCGACGTTTCCGAAcagtcggcgacgggccgtTTCGGCCGTTTCGACCGTTTCGATCGACGatccgtcgcccccgccgatcgTTCGGACTCGTCCCTGAGCCCTAAACCCTACCCCCCCTtcccccgtcccccgcgcgcgatatCGAATCGACCCCGACAACGACCCCAGACCCGACCCCTCACCCCATGTAACCCCCCCCCTTCCCCCGACGCAGCTGGCGTgctccgcgtacgccgccgccgccgtcgctcgcgtctcACAGCTGTGCACCGCCGGCGACTGCGTGAAGACGTGGGAGCTGTGGGTCCTCTTGGTGTACGCGTTGTTTCTGGCTTGGGGAGGATTAACGCTGGCGCCGTTTGGAGTTTCCACTTTGGTTTGGCTGGCGTGCGTGGACGTGACGACGAAGGAACGACTGGGAGCCAAGCCCCCTGGTGTGGTTCGACTGGCACACGGAAGAAGTGGGCTCGGGGGGGTTGGTCACGAACCCGAACGAAACGGTTGTTGTAACGgtcgcgaacggcgaggaGAGTCCGGCGAGACTGAGAGGGACAAGGGGGACGATTCGAGCGAAGACGGGGACGCGGATGACGAGTGGTGCGTTTATTTTTTTTTattttcgtatgggcaattagaatGACGCCGTGTTTTTTTTGTTTACAGGTTCGGCGCCGGTTTTCAATCCCCGCACCCTGATGTGCTCCGGTGGGCGGAGCGCCACGGCGGGGTGAGGGGTGGGGGGGGAAGGGGATGTCGGGATATCCTGTGCCAGCCGGTGCGTCTGCGACCGTACTACGACaagcacgacgtcgcggcggcgatgaaacCCGTCGTCGTGATGACCCGATGACGCTATTCGCGCGCCTTCGTATTTTTCATTTGAAAGTTAATCTCGTCGAAGGCGATCATCTTTCGAAGTAAGGCGATTTCCTTTCGACCGCGTCCCCCCATCACGTCCGATTCCCCGaccggagcgcgcggagacgcgcgtccATGCGTTCcctggacgcgcgcgggtccagccggatcgacgtcgtccccggctcCAGCTGCGCCAGCCGCGACGGATGAACCGAACCCCGAAGAGTCGGCTCGAGCGTCTGTTCGGAGACGACGCAGACGACGCACCACGCGCGAAGGTCGGTCGGAACGCCCCCGTCCAACCTTCTGGAACCTTCTAAAACGCCTTCGTCCCGGCTCACGACGAACCCGTCCCGTGacgtgacgacgacgcgtcgacgcgtgacCCGCACCTCCACCGGCGAAAACTCTCGTCGTTTGAAACCGCCGTTTGAAACCGCCGCGGTTTGAACTCTCGCTTTCAAACGGCGCTCGTTCGTTCCGACCGAACCCGCCGTGGAGTTTTGGTAAGAAGACGTCTttccccgcgtcgttcccgtcgcgtcccttccccccgcgccgccttctcgaACCGGCTCGCGTCCTCCATCCGTGGAGTTCGGCTCGGAGGCAAAGGAATCCTCCTCCTGTTTAAAACAAAACCACGTCActctaattgcccatacgaaaatgaaaataaactcacccGGATCATTTCCTCGTCGTAAAATCCCGCCGTCTCGGAGGGCtgcgccgtccccgcgacgaaacccgcggcgggcgggaacAGATCGTGGACGAAatcgagcgcatcgccgccgcggacggtgCGACACGCGCACAACACgacacgcgccgccgcccgcgcgtacgcgtcgcgctccgcggaCCCGTCTTCGAGAAGGtaaaaaaaaaccacgtcagt contains the following coding sequences:
- a CDS encoding predicted protein; its protein translation is MPDGWESREVLEPANDDGTRTFDDEGDLEVLRTWRAMCPELQGRWPEAAQPEDWRGVKWENGRVVELELEGFGLIGALPAEIGRLNALSTLNLTSNKLRSLPAEIGQLTSLRRLELSSNQLTSVPAEIGLLTSLRQLHLICNQLTSVPAEIGQLTSLKELSLAGTELRSLPAEIWQLTSLEVLELQNNHLTSVPAEIGQLTSLRELHLGGNWRLTSVPAEIGQLTSLQVLDLSRNQLTSAPAEIGQLASLTELFLHDNQFTSVPAEIGQLTSLRELRLGGNQLTSVPSEIGQLTSLKELWLFDNRLTSVPAEMGQLTSLKKLYLRDNLLTSVPTVVRELRAAGCTVGW
- a CDS encoding predicted protein → MASTDVARVVPSQTSPAPAKLVKWSDRPFGCVVIVGWVVVAFILQEFCVTRRVDWPAGADGDRRDGAWITIASWRIASVVLAAGTCLGLALVHFTDPGVVPPNTRGVEPDVAEYLATNRPIYVKPANHLPDGSSSDAGHGEEATTKTRPPSQSTTEPTIDLVLRYAKDWRGQPIRTIIPARLLHHEDPEGPCLFDGRTPEFDPRVCLLTLLASLIYLIQYCVTCDVWRPPRTSHCRLCGYCMERFDHHCPVLGTCIAARNMRWFAGFLLYAGLACSAYAAAAVARVSQLCTAGDCVKTWELWVLLVYALFLAWGGLTLAPFGVSTLVWLACVDVTTKERLGAKPPGVVRLAHGRSGLGGVGHEPERNGCCNGRERRGESGETERDKGDDSSEDGDADDEWFGAGFQSPHPDVLRWAERHGGVRGGGGRGCRDILCQPVRLRPYYDKHDVAAAMKPVVVMTR